The Amyelois transitella isolate CPQ chromosome Z, ilAmyTran1.1, whole genome shotgun sequence genome contains a region encoding:
- the LOC106129523 gene encoding uncharacterized protein LOC106129523 isoform X2 translates to MGKDKNELENAANGDIIKNEDKKKKRSKKHKKHKREAGDEDDKIYRKKKRLRREKHKSPEPESETSLSDVEELIKKSRHCKPQLRNESLESPLIDSGDSARQKTKNGDTSDVSRPKSRARSNGRSSHSKKSEAKDDALEVISSNSETGYQEDCASPELTMIEDDLNLEELMKQKELLQARLVAYYSDKSDDESDKKSSEVICINDDKSPPQKKPRRDRDHKRSRHSRERLADDRHKKRHEEDLREIIDRESRKEKMEERRERERKDRERRKQQEVDRERERERERRKERERGRERRSLEGRRRDRESRSRRTRERSVVRRDRWHSDRRTRDRSRDRSRDRSRDRRRERSRDRAGYRDRRKNSTNEVAQIVPSSSDSELDIDINTDEEEETEEQIIERRRQQREQLMKRLGGDTKDNEKDKEQGSTTPPHLDKDKPQEAEKRLYGDIKRSEKDLKGIITNEIPPESPYAEELAKLYGDSKESKESESKTSTATKAEWLEPDPPEAGPEDAKTMVKLAKSGMVAGEWDMFADQDNFDLDTTTAGKPRSKNALENPSLTDNWDDAEGYYRVRIGEVLDNRYSVYGYTGHGVFSNVVRARDQARGNSDVAVKIIRNNDIMHKTGLRELEMLKRLNDADPEDKFHCLRLFRHFFHKRHLCMVMEPLSMNLREVLKKYGKNSGIHIKAVRSYTQQMLLALKLLKKTGIMHADIKPDNILVNESKLMLKLCDFGAATHVTDNEFTPYLVSRFYRAPEIILGVPYDYSIDMWSTACTIFELSTGRIMFIGKSNNEMLKYFMDLKGKIPNKIIKKGIFKEQHFDANCNFMYHELDRITEREKVVIMSSIKPTRDLQSELAPPHHRLPAPEAKKMAQLKDLLERMLMLDPSKRASVNHCLAHPFIQEKI, encoded by the exons ATGGGGAAAGA TAAAAATGAATTGGAGAATGCCGCAAACGGCGACATCATCAAAAACGAAGATAAGAAGAAAAAGAGGAGTAAGAAGCACAAAAAACATAAGAGGGAGGCGGGCGACGAGGACGACAAGATCTacaggaagaagaagaggtTGAGGAGGGAGAAACACAAGAGTCCCGAACCGGAGAGCGAGACCTCTCTGTCGGACGTTGAGGAGCTAATAAAGAAATCGCGACATTGCAAACCGCAACTGCGTAATGAATCGCTAGAATCGCCATTGATCGACTCGGGGGACTCGGCGCGGCAGAAGACCAAAAACGGGGACACCTCAGACGTGTCCCGGCCGAAGTCGCGCGCGCGCAGCAACGGCAGGAGTAGCCACAGTAAAAAATCCGAGGCCAAGGACGACGCTTTAGAAGTGATATCGTCCAATTCCGAAACGGGATACCAAGAGGACTGTGCGAGTCCGGAATTGACGATGATAGAGGATGATTTAAACCTGGAGGAGCTGATGAAGCAGAAAGAGTTGCTGCAAGCTCGCCTCGTCGCGTATTACTCTGATAAGAGCGACGATGAAAGTGACAAAAAGTCGAGTGaagttatatgtataaatgatgATAAATCCCCGCCTCAGAAGAAACCGCGGCGCGATCGTGACCACAAGAGGAGTAGACACTCGCGGGAGAGATTAGCTGACGATAGACATAAGAAGAGGCACGAGGAAGATTTGAGGGAGATAATCGACAGGGAGAGTAGGAAGGAGAAGATGGAAGAGCGCAGGGAAAGGGAGAGGAAGGATAGGGAGAGGAGGAAGCAGCAAGAGGTGGACCGGGAGAGAGAGCGGGAGAGGGAGCGGAGGAAAGAGAGGGAGCGGGGAAGGGAGCGGAGGTCGTTGGAGGGACGTCGACGTGACCGGGAGTCCCGCTCGCGGCGGACGCGGGAGAGGTCGGTGGTGCGCCGCGACCGCTGGCACTCGGACCGGCGCACGCGCGACCGCAGCCGGGACAGGAGCCGCGACAGGAGCCGGGATCGGCGCCGGGAGCGCTCGAGGGACCGGGCAGGATATAGGGACAGGCGAAAG AATTCCACAAACGAGGTGGCCCAAATAGTGCCCAGTTCGAGTGACTCCGAGCTGGACATAGACATCAACAcggatgaagaagaagaaaccGAGGAACAGATCATTGAGAGGAGGCGGCAGCAGCGCGAGCAGTTGATGAAG aggCTCGGAGGTGACACTAAAGACAACGAGAAAGACAAGGAGCAGGGGTCCACCACGCCCCCGCACCTGGACAAAGACAAACCTCAGGAGGCTGAAAAG AGACTTTACGGTGATATAAAACGAAGCGAGAAGGATCTCAAAGGCATAATCACGAATGAAATACCACCAGAGTCCCCATATGCCGAAGAATTGGCC AAACTTTACGGCGACAGCAAAGAGTCCAAAGAGTCAGAGTCGAAGACGTCGACAGCGACTAAGGCGGAGTGGCTCGAGCCCGACCCGCCGGAGGCCGGCCCCGAGGACGCGAAGACCATGGTGAAGCTGGCCAAGTCCGGGATGGTCGCCGGCGAGTGGGACATGTTCGCTGATCAGGACAACTTTGATCTAGAC ACCACAACGGCCGGCAAACCCCGAAGTAAAAACGCTTTGGAGAACCCCTCGCTGACCGACAACTGGGACGACGCCGAGGGCTACTACAG AGTGCGTATCGGCGAGGTCCTGGACAACCGGTACAGCGTGTACGGGTACACGGGACACGGCGTGTTCTCCAACGTGGTGCGCGCCCGCGACCAGGCCAGGGGGAACAGCGATGTGGCTGTCAAGATCATCAGGAACAATGatatcat GCACAAGACCGGTCTACGCGAGTTGGAAATGCTGAAGCGGCTGAACGATGCCGACCCGGAGGACAAGTTCCACTGTCTCCGTCTGTTCCGTCACTTCTTCCACAAACGGCACCTCTGCATGGTCATGGAGCCCCTGTCCATGAACCTGAGGGAGGTGCTGAAGAAGTACGGCAAGAACAGCGGCATCCACATCAAGGCGGTCAGGAGTTACACCCAGCAGATGTTGCTGGCGCTCAAACTGCTGAAGAAGACTGGTATCATGCATGCCG acATAAAACCGGACAACATCCTGGTCAACGAGAGCAAACTGATGCTAAAGCTCTGCGACTTCGGCGCTGCGACTCACGTGACCGACAACGAGTTCACTCCTTACCTCGTGTCCAGGTTCTACCGAGCACCGGAGATCATACTCGGAGTACCATACGACTACAGTATAGACATGTGGTCGACTGCGTGCACCATATTCGAGTTGTCGACGGGGAGAATAATGTTCATAGGCAAATCCAACAATGAAatgttgaaatatttcatgGATTTAAAAGGGAAGATACCGAACAAGATTATCAAGAAGGGCATTTTTAAGGAGCAACATTTCGAtgcaaattgtaattttatgtaccaCGAACTGGACAGGATAACGGAGCGG GAGAAAGTTGTGATAATGTCAAGTATAAAACCGACCAGGGACCTCCAATCGGAACTGGCGCCTCCCCACCACCGGCTGCCGGCGCCGGAAGCCAAGAAGATGGCCCAGCTCAAAGATCTGCTCGAGAGGATGCTGATGCTGGACCCCTCCAAACGGGCATCTGTCAACCACTGCCTCGCTCACCCCTTCATACAAGAGAAAATATAG
- the LOC106129523 gene encoding uncharacterized protein LOC106129523 isoform X3: protein MGKDKNELENAANGDIIKNEDKKKKRSKKHKKHKREAGDEDDKIYRKKKRLRREKHKSPEPESETSLSDVEELIKKSRHCKPQLRNESLESPLIDSGDSARQKTKNGDTSDVSRPKSRARSNGRSSHSKKSEAKDDALEVISSNSETGYQEDCASPELTMIEDDLNLEELMKQKELLQARLVAYYSDKSDDESDKKSSEVICINDDKSPPQKKPRRDRDHKRSRHSRERLADDRHKKRHEEDLREIIDRESRKEKMEERRERERKDRERRKQQEVDRERERERERRKERERGRERRSLEGRRRDRESRSRRTRERSVVRRDRWHSDRRTRDRSRDRSRDRSRDRRRERSRDRAGYRDRRKNSTNEVAQIVPSSSDSELDIDINTDEEEETEEQIIERRRQQREQLMKRLGGDTKDNEKDKEQGSTTPPHLDKDKPQEAEKKLYGDSKESKESESKTSTATKAEWLEPDPPEAGPEDAKTMVKLAKSGMVAGEWDMFADQDNFDLDTTTAGKPRSKNALENPSLTDNWDDAEGYYRVRIGEVLDNRYSVYGYTGHGVFSNVVRARDQARGNSDVAVKIIRNNDIMHKTGLRELEMLKRLNDADPEDKFHCLRLFRHFFHKRHLCMVMEPLSMNLREVLKKYGKNSGIHIKAVRSYTQQMLLALKLLKKTGIMHADIKPDNILVNESKLMLKLCDFGAATHVTDNEFTPYLVSRFYRAPEIILGVPYDYSIDMWSTACTIFELSTGRIMFIGKSNNEMLKYFMDLKGKIPNKIIKKGIFKEQHFDANCNFMYHELDRITEREKVVIMSSIKPTRDLQSELAPPHHRLPAPEAKKMAQLKDLLERMLMLDPSKRASVNHCLAHPFIQEKI, encoded by the exons ATGGGGAAAGA TAAAAATGAATTGGAGAATGCCGCAAACGGCGACATCATCAAAAACGAAGATAAGAAGAAAAAGAGGAGTAAGAAGCACAAAAAACATAAGAGGGAGGCGGGCGACGAGGACGACAAGATCTacaggaagaagaagaggtTGAGGAGGGAGAAACACAAGAGTCCCGAACCGGAGAGCGAGACCTCTCTGTCGGACGTTGAGGAGCTAATAAAGAAATCGCGACATTGCAAACCGCAACTGCGTAATGAATCGCTAGAATCGCCATTGATCGACTCGGGGGACTCGGCGCGGCAGAAGACCAAAAACGGGGACACCTCAGACGTGTCCCGGCCGAAGTCGCGCGCGCGCAGCAACGGCAGGAGTAGCCACAGTAAAAAATCCGAGGCCAAGGACGACGCTTTAGAAGTGATATCGTCCAATTCCGAAACGGGATACCAAGAGGACTGTGCGAGTCCGGAATTGACGATGATAGAGGATGATTTAAACCTGGAGGAGCTGATGAAGCAGAAAGAGTTGCTGCAAGCTCGCCTCGTCGCGTATTACTCTGATAAGAGCGACGATGAAAGTGACAAAAAGTCGAGTGaagttatatgtataaatgatgATAAATCCCCGCCTCAGAAGAAACCGCGGCGCGATCGTGACCACAAGAGGAGTAGACACTCGCGGGAGAGATTAGCTGACGATAGACATAAGAAGAGGCACGAGGAAGATTTGAGGGAGATAATCGACAGGGAGAGTAGGAAGGAGAAGATGGAAGAGCGCAGGGAAAGGGAGAGGAAGGATAGGGAGAGGAGGAAGCAGCAAGAGGTGGACCGGGAGAGAGAGCGGGAGAGGGAGCGGAGGAAAGAGAGGGAGCGGGGAAGGGAGCGGAGGTCGTTGGAGGGACGTCGACGTGACCGGGAGTCCCGCTCGCGGCGGACGCGGGAGAGGTCGGTGGTGCGCCGCGACCGCTGGCACTCGGACCGGCGCACGCGCGACCGCAGCCGGGACAGGAGCCGCGACAGGAGCCGGGATCGGCGCCGGGAGCGCTCGAGGGACCGGGCAGGATATAGGGACAGGCGAAAG AATTCCACAAACGAGGTGGCCCAAATAGTGCCCAGTTCGAGTGACTCCGAGCTGGACATAGACATCAACAcggatgaagaagaagaaaccGAGGAACAGATCATTGAGAGGAGGCGGCAGCAGCGCGAGCAGTTGATGAAG aggCTCGGAGGTGACACTAAAGACAACGAGAAAGACAAGGAGCAGGGGTCCACCACGCCCCCGCACCTGGACAAAGACAAACCTCAGGAGGCTGAAAAG AAACTTTACGGCGACAGCAAAGAGTCCAAAGAGTCAGAGTCGAAGACGTCGACAGCGACTAAGGCGGAGTGGCTCGAGCCCGACCCGCCGGAGGCCGGCCCCGAGGACGCGAAGACCATGGTGAAGCTGGCCAAGTCCGGGATGGTCGCCGGCGAGTGGGACATGTTCGCTGATCAGGACAACTTTGATCTAGAC ACCACAACGGCCGGCAAACCCCGAAGTAAAAACGCTTTGGAGAACCCCTCGCTGACCGACAACTGGGACGACGCCGAGGGCTACTACAG AGTGCGTATCGGCGAGGTCCTGGACAACCGGTACAGCGTGTACGGGTACACGGGACACGGCGTGTTCTCCAACGTGGTGCGCGCCCGCGACCAGGCCAGGGGGAACAGCGATGTGGCTGTCAAGATCATCAGGAACAATGatatcat GCACAAGACCGGTCTACGCGAGTTGGAAATGCTGAAGCGGCTGAACGATGCCGACCCGGAGGACAAGTTCCACTGTCTCCGTCTGTTCCGTCACTTCTTCCACAAACGGCACCTCTGCATGGTCATGGAGCCCCTGTCCATGAACCTGAGGGAGGTGCTGAAGAAGTACGGCAAGAACAGCGGCATCCACATCAAGGCGGTCAGGAGTTACACCCAGCAGATGTTGCTGGCGCTCAAACTGCTGAAGAAGACTGGTATCATGCATGCCG acATAAAACCGGACAACATCCTGGTCAACGAGAGCAAACTGATGCTAAAGCTCTGCGACTTCGGCGCTGCGACTCACGTGACCGACAACGAGTTCACTCCTTACCTCGTGTCCAGGTTCTACCGAGCACCGGAGATCATACTCGGAGTACCATACGACTACAGTATAGACATGTGGTCGACTGCGTGCACCATATTCGAGTTGTCGACGGGGAGAATAATGTTCATAGGCAAATCCAACAATGAAatgttgaaatatttcatgGATTTAAAAGGGAAGATACCGAACAAGATTATCAAGAAGGGCATTTTTAAGGAGCAACATTTCGAtgcaaattgtaattttatgtaccaCGAACTGGACAGGATAACGGAGCGG GAGAAAGTTGTGATAATGTCAAGTATAAAACCGACCAGGGACCTCCAATCGGAACTGGCGCCTCCCCACCACCGGCTGCCGGCGCCGGAAGCCAAGAAGATGGCCCAGCTCAAAGATCTGCTCGAGAGGATGCTGATGCTGGACCCCTCCAAACGGGCATCTGTCAACCACTGCCTCGCTCACCCCTTCATACAAGAGAAAATATAG
- the LOC106129523 gene encoding serine/threonine-protein kinase PRP4 homolog isoform X1 → MGKDKNELENAANGDIIKNEDKKKKRSKKHKKHKREAGDEDDKIYRKKKRLRREKHKSPEPESETSLSDVEELIKKSRHCKPQLRNESLESPLIDSGDSARQKTKNGDTSDVSRPKSRARSNGRSSHSKKSEAKDDALEVISSNSETGYQEDCASPELTMIEDDLNLEELMKQKELLQARLVAYYSDKSDDESDKKSSEVICINDDKSPPQKKPRRDRDHKRSRHSRERLADDRHKKRHEEDLREIIDRESRKEKMEERRERERKDRERRKQQEVDRERERERERRKERERGRERRSLEGRRRDRESRSRRTRERSVVRRDRWHSDRRTRDRSRDRSRDRSRDRRRERSRDRAGYRDRRKNSTNEVAQIVPSSSDSELDIDINTDEEEETEEQIIERRRQQREQLMKRLGGDTKDNEKDKEQGSTTPPHLDKDKPQEAEKRLYGDIKRSEKDLKGIITNEIPPESPYAEELAKLYGKEKDQDGGLELNKIWDYKDNPYADDLAKLYGDSKESKESESKTSTATKAEWLEPDPPEAGPEDAKTMVKLAKSGMVAGEWDMFADQDNFDLDTTTAGKPRSKNALENPSLTDNWDDAEGYYRVRIGEVLDNRYSVYGYTGHGVFSNVVRARDQARGNSDVAVKIIRNNDIMHKTGLRELEMLKRLNDADPEDKFHCLRLFRHFFHKRHLCMVMEPLSMNLREVLKKYGKNSGIHIKAVRSYTQQMLLALKLLKKTGIMHADIKPDNILVNESKLMLKLCDFGAATHVTDNEFTPYLVSRFYRAPEIILGVPYDYSIDMWSTACTIFELSTGRIMFIGKSNNEMLKYFMDLKGKIPNKIIKKGIFKEQHFDANCNFMYHELDRITEREKVVIMSSIKPTRDLQSELAPPHHRLPAPEAKKMAQLKDLLERMLMLDPSKRASVNHCLAHPFIQEKI, encoded by the exons ATGGGGAAAGA TAAAAATGAATTGGAGAATGCCGCAAACGGCGACATCATCAAAAACGAAGATAAGAAGAAAAAGAGGAGTAAGAAGCACAAAAAACATAAGAGGGAGGCGGGCGACGAGGACGACAAGATCTacaggaagaagaagaggtTGAGGAGGGAGAAACACAAGAGTCCCGAACCGGAGAGCGAGACCTCTCTGTCGGACGTTGAGGAGCTAATAAAGAAATCGCGACATTGCAAACCGCAACTGCGTAATGAATCGCTAGAATCGCCATTGATCGACTCGGGGGACTCGGCGCGGCAGAAGACCAAAAACGGGGACACCTCAGACGTGTCCCGGCCGAAGTCGCGCGCGCGCAGCAACGGCAGGAGTAGCCACAGTAAAAAATCCGAGGCCAAGGACGACGCTTTAGAAGTGATATCGTCCAATTCCGAAACGGGATACCAAGAGGACTGTGCGAGTCCGGAATTGACGATGATAGAGGATGATTTAAACCTGGAGGAGCTGATGAAGCAGAAAGAGTTGCTGCAAGCTCGCCTCGTCGCGTATTACTCTGATAAGAGCGACGATGAAAGTGACAAAAAGTCGAGTGaagttatatgtataaatgatgATAAATCCCCGCCTCAGAAGAAACCGCGGCGCGATCGTGACCACAAGAGGAGTAGACACTCGCGGGAGAGATTAGCTGACGATAGACATAAGAAGAGGCACGAGGAAGATTTGAGGGAGATAATCGACAGGGAGAGTAGGAAGGAGAAGATGGAAGAGCGCAGGGAAAGGGAGAGGAAGGATAGGGAGAGGAGGAAGCAGCAAGAGGTGGACCGGGAGAGAGAGCGGGAGAGGGAGCGGAGGAAAGAGAGGGAGCGGGGAAGGGAGCGGAGGTCGTTGGAGGGACGTCGACGTGACCGGGAGTCCCGCTCGCGGCGGACGCGGGAGAGGTCGGTGGTGCGCCGCGACCGCTGGCACTCGGACCGGCGCACGCGCGACCGCAGCCGGGACAGGAGCCGCGACAGGAGCCGGGATCGGCGCCGGGAGCGCTCGAGGGACCGGGCAGGATATAGGGACAGGCGAAAG AATTCCACAAACGAGGTGGCCCAAATAGTGCCCAGTTCGAGTGACTCCGAGCTGGACATAGACATCAACAcggatgaagaagaagaaaccGAGGAACAGATCATTGAGAGGAGGCGGCAGCAGCGCGAGCAGTTGATGAAG aggCTCGGAGGTGACACTAAAGACAACGAGAAAGACAAGGAGCAGGGGTCCACCACGCCCCCGCACCTGGACAAAGACAAACCTCAGGAGGCTGAAAAG AGACTTTACGGTGATATAAAACGAAGCGAGAAGGATCTCAAAGGCATAATCACGAATGAAATACCACCAGAGTCCCCATATGCCGAAGAATTGGCC AAACTGTATGGAAAAGAGAAGGATCAAGACGGAGGTTTAGAACTGAACAAGATTTGGGACTATAAGGATAATCCATATGCTGATGATTTGGCT AAACTTTACGGCGACAGCAAAGAGTCCAAAGAGTCAGAGTCGAAGACGTCGACAGCGACTAAGGCGGAGTGGCTCGAGCCCGACCCGCCGGAGGCCGGCCCCGAGGACGCGAAGACCATGGTGAAGCTGGCCAAGTCCGGGATGGTCGCCGGCGAGTGGGACATGTTCGCTGATCAGGACAACTTTGATCTAGAC ACCACAACGGCCGGCAAACCCCGAAGTAAAAACGCTTTGGAGAACCCCTCGCTGACCGACAACTGGGACGACGCCGAGGGCTACTACAG AGTGCGTATCGGCGAGGTCCTGGACAACCGGTACAGCGTGTACGGGTACACGGGACACGGCGTGTTCTCCAACGTGGTGCGCGCCCGCGACCAGGCCAGGGGGAACAGCGATGTGGCTGTCAAGATCATCAGGAACAATGatatcat GCACAAGACCGGTCTACGCGAGTTGGAAATGCTGAAGCGGCTGAACGATGCCGACCCGGAGGACAAGTTCCACTGTCTCCGTCTGTTCCGTCACTTCTTCCACAAACGGCACCTCTGCATGGTCATGGAGCCCCTGTCCATGAACCTGAGGGAGGTGCTGAAGAAGTACGGCAAGAACAGCGGCATCCACATCAAGGCGGTCAGGAGTTACACCCAGCAGATGTTGCTGGCGCTCAAACTGCTGAAGAAGACTGGTATCATGCATGCCG acATAAAACCGGACAACATCCTGGTCAACGAGAGCAAACTGATGCTAAAGCTCTGCGACTTCGGCGCTGCGACTCACGTGACCGACAACGAGTTCACTCCTTACCTCGTGTCCAGGTTCTACCGAGCACCGGAGATCATACTCGGAGTACCATACGACTACAGTATAGACATGTGGTCGACTGCGTGCACCATATTCGAGTTGTCGACGGGGAGAATAATGTTCATAGGCAAATCCAACAATGAAatgttgaaatatttcatgGATTTAAAAGGGAAGATACCGAACAAGATTATCAAGAAGGGCATTTTTAAGGAGCAACATTTCGAtgcaaattgtaattttatgtaccaCGAACTGGACAGGATAACGGAGCGG GAGAAAGTTGTGATAATGTCAAGTATAAAACCGACCAGGGACCTCCAATCGGAACTGGCGCCTCCCCACCACCGGCTGCCGGCGCCGGAAGCCAAGAAGATGGCCCAGCTCAAAGATCTGCTCGAGAGGATGCTGATGCTGGACCCCTCCAAACGGGCATCTGTCAACCACTGCCTCGCTCACCCCTTCATACAAGAGAAAATATAG
- the LOC106129543 gene encoding uncharacterized protein LOC106129543 → MSDVRQFCYDDETGEVMTYHINDETGEPLVENLRSIQSRARTYRVRPRFSRISRPPKPVRFPKFHMAKTKQFQHLKENILAGSNTFSHRILLIPTVVFFPAVATILLMILEIYLHVRCHKKNKKLKDSTMYYRSPFHVVTRTFCGVCRDCDAASKVGQLQDERRHRYDYFRSLAI, encoded by the coding sequence ATGTCTGACGTCAGGCAATTTTGTTATGACGATGAGACAGGCGAAGTAATGACCTACCACATAAACGACGAAACCGGAGAGCCATTGGTAGAAAACTTGCGGTCTATACAATCTCGTGCAAGGACGTATCGCGTGAGACCTCGCTTTTCACGCATCAGCCGCCCTCCAAAGCCAGTGCGTTTCCCTAAATTTCATATGgccaaaacaaaacaattccagcatttaaaagaaaacatactGGCCGGTTCTAATACATTTAGTCATAGAATACTCTTGATTCCGACTGTGGTTTTCTTCCCGGCTGTGGCGACCATTCTGCTGATGATTCTTGAGATATATCTTCATGTCCGCTGCCAcaagaagaataaaaaactCAAAGATTCAACCATGTACTATCGGAGCCCATTTCATGTGGTCACCAGGACGTTTTGCGGCGTCTGTCGCGACTGCGACGCTGCCTCTAAGGTGGGACAGCTGCAAGATGAGAGGCGTCATCGCTATGACTACTTTCGTTCTTTAGCTATTTAA